TGAATGAGTTCTTAGTTATAGTTAATTGTAGAGTGACTTGATTTCTTAGTCATAATTAATTCTAGAGGGACTTTTAGTAATACGAGAGTATTTATATTCTTGAAAATACTAGAGTAGTTAGATTATTGAGGTTATGGAAAAGTGTATTTGTTTATTAAATTGCATATTAAATAAGGGTATATTAATAAACTACTGAATTTAACTTTCTCCTAATAAGAGAAGTCCTAATAAGAGAAGTGGTCTATAATTTGGGACATCTCAAAATAGAAAGGTGGCCTATCAAATAGAGATGAAGGGAGTATATCAGCATTTGTCAATCATGTCACGTGTGGCTCAATTGGCTAACCTATAAACTGGAACACGCATTGCTCGGGAGTTCCCAAAATTAGTTCTCGAGGAGTTCCCACAATTAGTTCGAAGTTCACCCTCccaaaattcaaccaaacattGTGATTCTCACCCTCAAAACCGCAAGAAAATGCCTGCTTTGAAAGTCACGAATATacaatttccttttttattttcaataatttaGTGAAAAATTAGCACCAAATATGATCCGCTTCTAGGCTTCTAGCTTGGCGGTGAACTATTCACTCCCAAACCAGGGGACCCTATGGTTCTCTCCCTCCAACCTGGTGAAACACCGTCGTATATACCTGCTAGGCATGTTTAATGCCTTTTGACAAATGTGCATTTACTGTGATTTTAAAAGCTTATCCTCTCTAGTCCATCCTTTTTTATCAAAGGAAACGCTCCATCAGGGATGTAGCTAGGGCTCTGATAATCATTTCATCTTTAAATCTgtaatggattttttttgacGATCGAGGACCCGACAACAATTTGCCAATATATAACACGTTGTTTCCAATCTTCGAAGTTTATAATAAAAAGAACTTGATCAACCAAAGTTTTGTGAAAATTAAAACCAAACCTACCTGCCATATTAAGTTTGACAAACAAAAAGACAACCAAATTAATTAAGGTTCATATATCAATCAAGGCAGTACTCCAATTTTCCTGGAAACAGCAGAGCTCCTGCTTCTTTGGAACACACCTGTGTTAACCTTGACATGTTCATCATCTCCAAAGTCCATGGACTTGTCCTCGTCAATCCTTGCAACAAAGACACTGCGACTCCTTGGCATGTTATTGTTGATCATGTTAGGTTGCTTTCTTATTATTGTACTAGTCTGCTGTCTTCTTAGAAGATCCAATTCAACCTTGTCTCCTAAACTCCTTGTAGAAGCAGCCCTAATAAGCTCCTTAAAATCATCATCTTTTCTACTGCTGCTTGATTTGGTGGAGCTGACGCTGAAACTCCTGGGTAAAGTATTCATGGCTTGGGCAGTCGGGCACCCCATGATCGTGTCATGACTAATCCTGTCCGAGCATTCGATTAGGCTGTTGACGTACAAGTCCCTGAGCTTGATTAGAACTCTAATGGGTGCCTTCACTAATTTGGTCAGTTTGCTCCCCTTCTTGGTGCTTGCCATATCTGTTAATAAAGCTTGATTAATTTCCAATGCCCAAAGTTTACTGCTTTGGCTTTGTGATTTGCGATGTATAGACTATAGACACAAATAtataggaaagaaaaaaatcaaaattgatcGGGTAAGGTTGGATAAGGTACGCTTATTAGACGAATAAACAATGTCAGTGATGATTCGTCATTAATGACACGGAAAGGTGGAGTATAttgctttcaagttttgttagaGTGTGGGTCATATCCACCAATCCAAATTTATTGGAGACTCGTGACTTTTGTTTTGGATGGACGTGTAAGACTTTGTCAAGGGTAAAGCCGGACTCCGGAATCTAAACTGATCGAcataatatgtatgtatgtatgtatgtattcttTGGGATAAATTAATTAGTAAGAAATGATCGAGTTTGCGACAATCATTAGGTTTGTTGATCCATGCTAGTGTATTTACTCCCTACACTCGGTCAATTATGATAAAATATTGAAATCAGAGTTACGAACTTACGATACATTCTATTGGCCTGCATGTGAAAAGACAAAGGGATGGATTATCAACTTAATTTTTGGTTGACCATACATCTGTTTGCCAATGAACGGCTTAATTAATATTGTACGGCAAGGAGGAGTCGATTGAATTCAAATCATGCCCCAAGTTAGACACGTCctttgaaaaaaacaaaattaatataccaaatgcaaaaaaatttattttcatccATCGATATCTACagatttgaaagaaaaaatatacaCGTCGATGGAAAACTGAACAATATTGTAGAGTACAATTTTCATTCTTATTAGTTAATTAGGACTGTGtaatcaatataaaaaaaataaattgtgttAGGGTTGAATAACGCTGTCTTgaagataattttatattagGAATATACAAATGCCActgcaaatatatttttgataatttacgtTGACAATAATGCACCGTTGATTCCTTATTCTAGCAATATAACATTCACATCcactcataaaaaaaataaataataatatagcATTCACAGCCATcccttgaattttcttttttggaagtactaatagggatggcaacgggtcgggtacccttccatttataaaataccaaaatcgtttccatttaatatactctataccaaaaccgttccaaaaccatttaaaaaaccatttaaatttccaaaaccggaaccgttccataaccgtttatcatcgggtacccgtttaccatttaacttttaactttttaatttttttatttgaagattatattaatataaattaatattgagtatgatttatattaattatgattttataattcaaattagtctaatttatagttttattagtatgcttctataaatatatacgttttaatatgctttatcatgttttaatttaatatcctagtagtatatctttatagatgatttataatattattactataatgaatcttttattaaacggttcgggtaccctaaacccggtaccaaaaaccaaacccaaccctaaaccatgacgggtttgaaaacaaaaaccaaaaccgtttccaaaacctataggatcggttttcgggttttaaacggatCGGGTACCCTgtggatagtgctcggatcggttttttttgccatccctaagtACTAAGGAGCCATCCGATATATAAtcaaatccattattttttgtttaaaataattttcactCAATTGGTGAATGGtgaccaacgagaggtggttcgatTGACAATTGACTAGACTAAGTATATGTGTGTCTaatattcgattccaatgacaaacaaatttctcaaactatttcaaaaaaaaaaaaaaaaggtgaatggTGGTGGTCCATATTGTGAAACTTTGGGCCAgcaaaaatttttaaatatatgaATTAATTATGGCTAATCAAAGTTGGCAAAATAAAGTCAATCTTTTCGATGAACATAACCATCCCATCCTAAATATATTTTGGTTTGCTTTAATAACTAGAAGAGTTATTAAATGCTATCTAATGAATATAATTGAATCATATAAATGCTATCTAATGACTAATAACACCGAAAGTAGAAGTAGTCCGGCTCCGGCGATTCAAGGAAAGAATATTATATAATCTCAATTAAGAAAAGtaggtttcaaaaattaaagaaattaatCATCAATATACATTGCTCGTGACCCCctatattaatatttaatatatgaCGAACTGGGCCTTATCCATCGGACCCCTAAATATTGTGACGTTTATGTTGAATCTAAGCAAACCCATTGGGCCTTTTCCACTCCCCACTCACATTACAAAGACCAAATCTGTCCAACTTTGTTAAGTTTTCGTTTTCACGAGGCTGCATCTGCAGACTGCATGCATTAAGTGGGTTATATGTTGGGCTTAATGATTTGtccattaatttttaatttttttataggtGGAGTTCCTTTTAGGCTTTTAAACGGCAAACCCAAGTGCCTTTATCCATTTGTGATTTGTGGGACTATTCCAGCCATTGACGTTTAAACTTtgtagaaataaaaagaaagtaGAGAACTATTTCTGGATGTTTAGCAATATTGAAATGCCAGTTTCCGGCTCCAAATTTCTCACTCATAATTGGTTCTGTggattgtttgtttgttaagACTATCTTGAAAGACTTGATATATTAGGTCGTGTCTTAAATGTTAAATATTAAAATGTCTCACATCGCTCGGTGAAAACCAAATGATATAATTGATAATATAAGAACTCAAAACACTTTAGAGTCTCTTTATAAGACAAAACTCTTTATAAGACAAAACCATGCCGGCCTTGGACCCCGAGTGTAGATTGGATTGGATCAAACATCTCTTCTATCTCCCTACTTTCtcaaattataattaatattaaactcaaaatttttgaCAAACAATGATGAGATTGttagagatttttcaaaattattttgatttttgttttgaaaagacatgactttttaacatacactttcattttaaaagacatgtttttatttggtttggaGGCAACTCTTCATATTGTAAAGATATGTCATTTTATGGTGTCTTAAAAGAAGAGTCACCATTGTAAAGACATGATCATTCGATGTAAGGATATGATCATTCATTGTAAAGGCATGCCCTATGTGAAGAGTTACCAcaaactctataaatagagttatTCTCCAACCATTTGAGAATCCAATTTTTCATTTAACTTTCTCCCATTTTCTCTTCATAAagttttctattgtttttctattgctgcagaaatagaaagacaagtatctttctttctctcgaTTATTCTCAAAGTACTCTGACTTTCTACGGCCATTGCACCAAGAAGAAGGTGGTCCATAGACCAAGCTTCATTGTATCCTGGAGGCGGATTTGCTGTAACCTAGTGCAACCATTTGGTGGGGGCAAATACTGTCTTAAGGAAAGCGACTACGCGCCTTGAAGCACTAGTTTTGTTGCAATTATCACCATTCTTACCACATTTCTCCAACAATCTTAAGACAGTATTTATGGCGAGATCATTGCAACAATTGACACAAGACTTTGTAAAGTTGGACCGCTTTGATGGAGGAAATTTTAAAAGATGGCAAAAGAAGATGCACTTTCTTCTCACCACTTTGAAAGTTGCTCACGTTTTGAAGACTTTACGTCCTGCCGAGCAAGAAGATGAGACCGTTGAACAAGCACGTGAGAGGGTCAAATGGGATAATGATGATTACATGTGTAAAGGACATATCCTCAATGGCTTGGCAGACTCTCTGTTCGATGTCTACCAAAACAAGGAAACTGCAAAAGAAATATGAGAGTCTCTAGAAGTAAAATATTTAGCTGAGGATGCGACAAGCAAAAAGTTTCTAgtaagtcaatttatgcattTTAATATGGTAGATAACAAGTATGTCATTGATCAATTGCATGAAATTCAACATGTTATTGACCAactaaaacaaaagaacatTCATATGGATGACTCTTTTGTGGTGCCTGCCATAATAGACAAATTGCCTGCTTCTTGGAAAGACTTTAAGAAAAGTCTTAAACATAAGAAGGAAGACCTTTCTCTCGAAGAATTAGGTCAACATCTCCGTTTGGAGGAAGAGGCAATAAAAATCTGAGCACTAAGCTTTCAAATGTCCACATAGTGGATGATGGCAAGCAATCCCAACCCAATAAGAAGTGCAAACAGAGGCCAGAGAAGGattccaagaaaatgaagaagggtACATGCTGGAAATGTGGCAAGCCCGGACACTTCAAAAATGAGTGTCgctccaagaaaaagaaaaaagaagaggcaAAGGAATCCAATTTCGCTGCTGTAATCTCCGAGGCTAATACCCTTGAAGATGTTTGTGAATGGTGGATTGACTCGGGAGCAACAAGACATGTGTGCAACAATAGAAACTCGTTCACCACATATAAACCAGTGGAAGAAGGAACTGTTCTATACATGGGAAACTCCTCATCCGCAAATGTCAAAGGCATTAGAAAAGTGGATTTGAGTTTCACTTCTGGCAAGACTGTTACGCTGAATGATGTGTACTATGTTCCTGAGATTAGAAAAAATCTTGTATCTGGAGGCTTGCTTAATAAGCATGGCTTCAAGTTAGTTTTTGAGTCGGACAAATTTGTCCTTACAAAGGGTGGTACTTTTGTTGGGAAGGGTTATTACTATAATGGCATGTTCAAAatgaatattaataataaagcTAATATTTATGCTTATATTGTTGACTCTCTATCCTTATGGCATGCTCGTTTAGGACATGTAAATACTAGGAAAATGAATGATATGGTTAAATTATCACTAATTCCTAAGTATGAAATTGACTTAGTTGATAAATGTCGAACTTGTATGCAAACTAAGATATCTAAAACTCCTTTCCCTAAAGTTGAAAGAACAACATCTCTACTTGAATTAATTCGTAGTGATGTATGTGACATGCATAGCAATCCTACtagaggtggaaagaaatattttgttactttcattgatgactactcaaaattttgttatgtttaTCTTATGCATTCTAAAGATGAAGTCTTAGACAAGTTTAAAATATATAAGACTGAAGTAGAAAATCAATGCAATGCTAAGATAAAAAGGTTAAGGTCAGATAGAGGAGGTGAATATCAATTTTCTGATTTTTGTGAAAATGTTGGTATTATACATGAATTCACTGCACCttacacaccacaacaaaatggagtagcggaaaggaaaaataggacTTTCAATGAAATGATTAATGCTACGTTATGTTACTCTGGTTTAAGTAATGGTTATTGGGGTGAGGCATTACTCACGGCTTGTcatatattaaatagagtacctttaaaaaagaaagatatcacTCCATACGAATTgtggaaaaagaagaaacctAACCTAAGTTATTTAAGAACTTGGGGTTGTAGAGCAATTGTGAGGTTACCTGATCCAAAAAGGAAGAAGTTGGGTACCAAAGGAATAGAATGTATATTCCTTGGGTATGCTCTACATAGTAAAGCATATAGGTTTCTTGTAATAGAACCAAATGATTCAATTGGTGTAAATACCATCATTGAATCATGAGATGCAGTGTTCTATGAGAAGATATTCTCTTCTTTGATCAAAAAATCTATAAATGAGTCAAAACTCAATAACAACAATAGGTTAGCAATAGAAACTAATGAAAATGAATTTGTAGAGCAAGATGAGTCAAATGAACCTATTGATAACATTGAACCTAGGAGGAGTAAAAGGGCTAGGATTGAGAAATCTTTTGGTCCAGATTTTATAGTCTACTTAGTTGAAGGAACTAGGGAATCTCCTCAACGTTAAACTGCGATATCACTAACCATGGAATCTGACCCATTAACCTTTGAGGAAGCAATGAAATCTCAAAACTATGTATTTTGGAAAGAAGCAGTTAATGATGAGATGGACTCCATCATAGGTAACAATACATGGATTCTTGTGGATTTGCCTCCTGGTTTCAAACCAATAGGttgtaaatggattttcaagaagaaaatgaagattgATGGGACTATAGATAAATTTTAGGCAAGATTAGTTGCCAAAGGGTTCACACAAAAGGAAGGtattgattattttgatacCTATGCTCCTGTAGCAAGAATTTCCACAATTAGAGTGCTAATAGCACTTGCCACTATTCATAGGCTGGAaattcatcaaatggatgtcaagacagctttcTTGAATGGTGATATGGAAGAGGAAATTTACATGGAGCAACCTGAAGGGTTTGTTGTGCTTGGTCAAGAGCACAAGGTATGCAAACTTGTTAAGTCCTTATATGGTCTAAAACAAGCTCCCaaacaatggcatgaaaaaTTTGACAAGATTATATTGTCAAATGGATTTAGGGTGCATGAGTCAGATAAGTGTGTATATAGTAAATTTAATGGAAATAGAGGTGTcataatatgtttatatgtCGATGACATGTTAATTTTTGGCACTGACCATGAAGTTATTATAAGCACCAAAAGGTTCTTATGTACATGCTTTAATATGAAGGATATGGGTGTGGCTGATGTGATATTGGGAATAAGGATCAAAAGGTTGGATGATGACCTAAGACTTACCCAATCACATTACATTGAGAAAATTCTCAAGAAATTCAATCATTTTGATCGTAAACCTGTACCTACACCTTATGACTCACAAGTTAAATTATATCCTAATGAAGGGAGAATAGTCGCACAACTAGAATATTCTAGGGTTATAGGCAGCTTAATGTATGCCATGACCTGTACTAGGCCAGACATTTCATATGCTGTTGGTAAACTTAGTAGATATACTAGTAAACCAAGTCATATGCATTGACAGACGGTCAACAGGGTATTAAAATATCTTAAAGAGACCATGGACTATGGGATTACCTATAGTGGTTATCCTTCGGTTCTAGAAGGATTCACCGATGCTAGTTGGATAACTGAGCATGAGGATCATTCTTCTACAAGTGGGTGGATTTTTACCCTAGGTGGAGGAGCAGTATCTTGGGCATCTAAGAAGCAGACATGCATTTCTGACTCAACCATGGCAGCTGAGTTTGTGGCATTAGCTTCTTGTGGAAAAGAGGCAGAATGGTTAAGAAATTTAGTAATAGAGATTCCTCTATGGCCAAAACCTATGCCTCCAATATCCTTAAATTGTGATAGTGAGTCTACACTTTCACGGGCATACAATAAAGTGTATAATGGTAAGTCTAGACACATAGGTTTTAGACATAGTTATGTACGTCATCTTATAATAGATGGAGTAATAACTGTAAATTATGTAAAGTCAAGTGAAAACTTGGCAGATCCTTTAACAAAGGGCCTTGCAAGGGAATTGGTGAAGAAGACATCAATAGGGATGAGACTTAAGCCCATTTAATTCAATCACTTTTGGTCGAAAGTCAACTCAAGCGCTTGAAACATCAAGTCTTTGAGTTCAATGAGCAAAGTACACCATATGTCGTGATTGGCAAAcacttatattttatattaccATCCAAAGGAAGAAGTGTTTGGTACCTGGCTGTAATAAGGACGAGGTTGAGTAATTAACTCTTAATAAGCTTACAAACAAGGGTTGTTGGAATGCTATAGCTTTAGGTGCATTCTTGGCTTTGCCATGCAAGTTTACCTATATGAGTGTAGAAGGTGGTGTCGCCTTCTATGAGTTAAGGGCTTAACTCTAGAGCGCTCATGAACCCAGGATATAGACACAAGGCCAATCCACGTGTCGGTTTTTTGAGTACGAGTAAGAAAAGACTAGTGTGTGAAATGTAGCCGGTCAATCGCATAAGATTACTAGATCAAGGCATTGTCCTCTAGGCATCTTGGTTGACTTTGATACATGTCACTAAGTGATTGGTTCAAGTCGTAAGACACCTTTCATTTACGCACTAAGTCTgacaagagagaaaaagaatcataatttcttattttgaaaaatggtgggggattgttagagatttttcaaaattattttgatttttgttttgaaaagacatgactttttaacatacactttcattttaaaagacatgtttttatttggtttggaGGCAACTCTTCATATTGTAAAGATATGTCATTTTATGGTGTCTTAAAAGAAGAGTCACCATTGTAAAGACATGATCATTCGATGTAAGGATATGATCATTCATTGTAAAGGCATGTCCTATGTGAAGAGTTACCAcaaactctataaatagagttatTCTCTAACCATTTGAGAATCCAATTTTTCATTCAACTTTCTCCCATTTTCTCTTCATAAagttttctattgtttttctgTTGCTGCGGAAATAGAAAGACaagtatctttctttctcttgattattctcaaagtaCTCTGACCTTCTACGGCCATTGCACCAAGAAGAAGGTGGTCCATAGACCAAGCTTCATTGTATCCTGGAGGCGGATTTGCTGTAACCTAGTGCAACCATTTGGTGGGGCAAATACTGTCTTAAGGAAAGCGACTACGCGCCTTGAAGCACCAGTTTTGTTGCAATTATCACCATTCTTACCACATTTCTCCAACAGAGATGAGCAGCAGTACAGTCAGTACTAGACTGGATAGTTTACAATCCAGAGCAGATGCTCCAGTCTTGTGAGATAGCGTGCACTTGAGAACATGAGAACATCCCCAACCGGCAATCCGCCAATCCCTGTTTAGATTTTAACCTTATCGATAATAGTGAAAATTCACTAAACCTGCATGTATCGATACAGGTACCCTTAAACCCTCTTTAACTTACTTGTCCTGAAGCAGAAGTAAATATATTGTCTGCCAATAAATTAACGTACGTGTTAATGAggaatatgtgtgtgtgtgtgtgtatatatatatatatatatgatgatgttATGGTTGTCTAGATGTGTATCATATAGGCTATTAGGAATCCTGACTAACACAAGTTTGATTTGGGTTCATAATGTATAGCAATAATGCATTCCTTGACTACGCTCAACCGAATGAATTATAAAGTCAGTATTGATGACTTCAGCTGTTGCGTTAAAACTGCTGaccaaactaattttagactGATAATATTCCCCTTTTGCATTATTTTGAGATGTAGCATTCAAAATATAATAATGTGAGTATTGACATATCTAATGCACATTGAGTTTTGACCAAACTTATTTTGTCGTCATGTGAGAATTTTTGTACGCGTGGACCTGACGATCCTTGTTTAGGCCTATATCAGATATtcaaatgataaacttgtatAGTGTCATTCttaattatcaaaaaagaaaaaaatgattatATGCGACGATGTGATCCAATGACAAAGTTGCATGGGTACAATGTAGAGGTCACGGGTTTAGTTCTTGGAAACGATCTCTCGCATATTATGTGACTGTATGGTTTCCGTAAATCATATATGTCCCCGCCTCCGTCCATTGTAAAAGCCTTGTGCGTGATAATTATTTGGCCTAGTGATAGAGTTGCATGGTTACAACCTATATGTCACATAtttaattctttaaaaaaatctcTCGAGATATTACGTGGGGGGTAAATCTACGTACATCTTGCATATCATTGACCCCGCCCACTCTGGGAGTTTTGTGCTCGgaagttgtttatcttttacaAGTAAACATGTGACACTTGTAGATTTGTAGAGACACAACCTAGAGGACACATGTTCATTTCATGAAAACAATATCTAAACATATTATATGGGGTAAAATCTGTAATTTGATTTTTCTCCGATCCCGTCCATTGTAAAAAGCTTACATGAGTGTTGATTAGCTTTATATGACATGGTGATTGGTCATACATGCATATATGAAAGGGCAACGCTATCT
The window above is part of the Tripterygium wilfordii isolate XIE 37 chromosome 3, ASM1340144v1, whole genome shotgun sequence genome. Proteins encoded here:
- the LOC119985650 gene encoding uncharacterized protein LOC119985650; translation: MASTKKGSKLTKLVKAPIRVLIKLRDLYVNSLIECSDRISHDTIMGCPTAQAMNTLPRSFSVSSTKSSSSRKDDDFKELIRAASTRSLGDKVELDLLRRQQTSTIIRKQPNMINNNMPRSRSVFVARIDEDKSMDFGDDEHVKVNTGVFQRSRSSAVSRKIGVLP